In Risungbinella massiliensis, a single window of DNA contains:
- a CDS encoding arabinofuranosyltransferase: protein MSLTQKKRITFLLYLTITFISSIGLKLVGIPNYKIWEKLFPNLLWLGMILGILWILFQKRVRIVSENTEWWTVLWFGYLFTLFNVFVLRNTYFSYSGVESDLEFVTAAITKYANYHTFVDFTYKDLAAFYPPLYFYILGKIAAIIGIEPYQIVRYALFALAAILPPMIYLLWSRLISKRFSMVFTISLFLLLHVSFFHKQYEFLSLALIIPWWFTYAQPKVKPDGRKRYFSLLVGGILGAILFQTYYYWFFLMILYLILQFWVSLYQKRSWQAAMRLIGHPLLVLVVVAFFSALFWLPLLINLFEYGVYPSQAHYFKQYMLDLPLRFSSMSDFAFAIGFIALIFMTQINSYYKRFGWLMITCIVWQMLGHVGLAIGKPLLHFKMLDFLHLLTLIGIAGIINWVTNLDKFKEYAKTILATVLILLIMVNGQIITDFQYGEAYRKAVTESKPSDVKYVQQNLDYKGKVFLTDQYKLHSFLPTYDFISWGVFYSHHSGMREERIEFLDELSKFHNPVFISYMLRNNRFDQIDFLYLKDKNVIEFTMDPYPNVSRSELEKKKISFDSSALTGGGFVDKGRGILQITEQSDEVVPTFTEEEKRFAKRFLDPKLLKQIKI, encoded by the coding sequence ATGTCGCTAACACAAAAGAAACGGATCACGTTTCTCTTGTATCTCACCATAACGTTCATTAGTTCCATAGGATTAAAGTTAGTAGGTATTCCAAACTATAAGATTTGGGAAAAGTTGTTTCCCAACCTACTTTGGCTAGGAATGATTCTAGGGATTCTCTGGATACTTTTTCAAAAAAGAGTCCGAATTGTATCAGAGAATACAGAGTGGTGGACTGTACTCTGGTTTGGATACTTATTTACTTTGTTTAATGTATTTGTGCTTCGTAACACTTATTTTAGCTATAGTGGAGTAGAATCAGATCTTGAGTTTGTTACAGCAGCTATTACCAAATATGCAAACTACCACACATTTGTTGATTTTACATACAAAGATTTAGCAGCTTTTTATCCCCCGCTATATTTCTATATTCTGGGGAAAATAGCTGCCATTATCGGGATCGAGCCTTATCAAATAGTGCGTTATGCTCTGTTTGCCTTAGCAGCAATATTGCCTCCGATGATTTACCTGTTATGGAGTCGGCTGATTTCCAAAAGGTTTTCTATGGTATTCACGATAAGTTTGTTTTTACTACTACATGTTAGTTTTTTTCACAAGCAATATGAGTTTCTGAGTTTGGCGCTGATTATACCTTGGTGGTTCACATATGCTCAGCCTAAAGTAAAACCTGACGGGAGAAAGCGCTACTTCTCTTTGCTTGTTGGGGGGATATTGGGTGCCATACTTTTTCAAACATATTATTATTGGTTCTTTTTAATGATCCTCTACCTGATTTTGCAATTTTGGGTGAGTCTATATCAAAAAAGGTCTTGGCAAGCTGCAATGAGACTGATTGGTCATCCATTATTAGTCTTAGTGGTGGTTGCTTTCTTTAGCGCGCTTTTTTGGTTGCCGCTCTTAATAAATCTTTTTGAATATGGAGTCTATCCATCTCAAGCGCATTACTTCAAACAATATATGTTAGATCTACCTCTGCGATTTTCTAGTATGAGTGACTTTGCATTTGCAATAGGATTCATCGCGCTGATTTTTATGACACAAATCAATAGTTATTACAAACGATTTGGTTGGTTAATGATTACGTGTATCGTGTGGCAAATGTTGGGGCATGTAGGATTGGCAATAGGGAAGCCGCTTCTTCACTTTAAAATGTTGGACTTTCTCCACTTACTTACTCTTATTGGGATTGCTGGAATCATTAACTGGGTTACCAATTTAGACAAATTCAAAGAGTATGCGAAAACAATATTAGCTACAGTGCTCATTTTGCTCATTATGGTCAATGGTCAGATTATCACTGACTTCCAGTATGGCGAGGCTTATCGAAAAGCTGTGACAGAGAGCAAACCGAGTGATGTAAAATACGTGCAACAAAATTTAGACTATAAAGGAAAGGTATTCTTAACAGATCAATACAAGTTACATTCTTTTCTACCAACCTATGACTTTATCTCTTGGGGTGTTTTTTATTCTCATCATTCTGGGATGAGGGAAGAACGAATTGAATTTTTGGATGAGCTCTCTAAGTTTCATAACCCGGTGTTTATCTCGTATATGTTGCGTAATAACCGGTTCGACCAAATTGACTTCTTATATTTAAAAGACAAAAACGTCATTGAGTTTACGATGGATCCCTATCCAAATGTTTCGCGATCTGAGCTTGAGAAGAAAAAGATTTCCTTTGATTCTAGTGCGTTGACTGGAGGAGGTTTTGTAGACAAAGGGCGAGGAATCCTACAAATTACCGAGCAGTCAGATGAAGTAGTGCCTACGTTTACAGAGGAAGAGAAGCGTTTTGCAAAAAGATTTTTGGATCCTAAGCTACTAAAGCAAATAAAAATCTAG